The genomic segment ATCTGCTCGCCGACCGTGAGGACCGGGTTCAGGGCGGACATGGGCTCCTGGAAGATCATGCCGATCTGGGCGCCGCGCACCTCGCGCAGGCGCGTTTCTGGCAGGGTGAGCAGGTTCTGCCCGCCGAAGTTCACCTCGCCGGTCAGCTGCGCGGGCGGGCGGTACAGGCGCAGCAGCGAGCGCAGCGTGACGCTTTTGCCGCTGCCGGACTCGCCGACCAGGCCGAGCATCTCGCCGGGGCGCACGTCGAAACTCACGCCGCGCACCACGTGCAGCGGGCCGGCGGGCGTGGGCATGCGCACGTTGAGGTCACGCACGCTCAGCAGCGGCCGGTGGGAGGCGCCGGTCATGCGCGCGGCCTCAGGGCGTCGGCGAGGCCGTCGCCGATCAGGCTGAAGGTCACGCCGGCCAGCGTCAGGGCCAGCCCGGGGAAGGTGCTGATCCACCAGGCGGTGGCCATGAAGTTCTTGCCGTCGGCAACCATCACGCCCCATTCCGGTGTGGGCGGCTGCGCGCCCAGGCCGAGGTAGCCGAGCGAGGCGCCGAGCAGGATGCCCAGGCTCATGTCGGTCATCAGGTACACGACGGCGGGCGTCACGGCGTTGGGCAGCAGGTGGCGCAGGAGAATGCGCGTGGGGCTGTAGCCCAGCACCCGGCCGGCCTGCGCGTACTCGGCTTTCTTCTGGGTCATGACCTCGCCGCGGGTGAGGCGCCAGTAGCTGACCCAGCCGACGGCGCTCACGGCGACGTACATGTTCGTCAGGCCCGGCCCGAGGACCGCCACGATGGCGATGACCAGTACCAGGAACGGAAAGACGACCACGAGGTCCGCGAGGCGGCCGACCAGGGCGTCACTCCAGCGCCCGGCGTAGCCGGTCAGCGCGCCGAGCAGCGTGCCGAACACGAACGGGAACAGGGTGGTGAACAGCGCGATCTGCAGGTCGATGCGGGTGCCGTAGATCACGCGGCTGAGCACGTCCCGACCGAAATTGTCGGTGCCGAGGGGATGCCGGGCGGTGGGGCCCTGCAAGATGGCCTCGTAGTCGAAGTCGGTGGGACTGAACGGCGCGAGCGGCGCGGGAAACAGCGCGGCGCCCAGCAGGACCAGCAGCAGCGCCAGCCCGATCAGCAGGGTGGGTTTGGGCACCCTCCGGCGGGCGGGGGCCGGCGCGGGCGCCGCGGTGGTCAGGGCGGCGGTCACGACAGTTCCGTCCGGGGGTCGAGGCGGGCGTGGATCAGGTCGGTCATCAGGAACACCAGGGAGACGAGCACGGCGAAGGTCAGGGTCAGGCCCTGAATCACCGGGTAGTCCCGGCCGAAGATCGCGTCCACCATCAGGCGGCCCACGCCGGGAATGGCGAATACGGTTTCGGTGATCACGGCCCCGCCGATCAGCGCGCCGATGTTCAGGCCCAGCAGCGTGACGGTGGGAATCAGGGCGTTGCGCAGCACGTGCCGGGTCATGATCACGCCGGCGCGCAGGCCCTTGGCGCGGGCGAAGTCCACGTACTCGGCGGTGATCACCTCGATGACGCTGTTGCGCAGGGTCCGGACCAGCACCGCCGCGAGGTTCAGGCCCAGCGTCAGCGCCGGCAGGAACAGGTGGTAGAAGTGCTCGGGCACGCTGGTGCCGTAGCCGCCGATCGGGAACCAGCCCAGGCGGGCGCCCAGCAGGGTCAGCAGCTGCAGCGCCACGTAGAACACCGGCAGCGACAGGCCCACCTGGAACACGCCGCGGATCAGGGCGTCCACCCAGGTGTTGCGGCGCACGGCCGCGAGCACCGCGAGCGGCACGGCGAGCAGCAGGCCCAGCGCGGCGGCGTACACCGTGAGAAACAGCGTGACCGGCAGGCGCTCGCCGATCAGGCGCAGCACGGGAATCTTCAGGGTGATGCTCTCGCCGAGGTTGCCCTGCAGCAGGTTGAGCACGAACAGGCCGAACTGCACCGGCAGCGGGCGGTCCAGGCCCAGCTGGCGGTTGGTGCGCGCCACGATCTCCTCGGTGGCGCGGTCGCCGAGAATGGCGCTGGCCGGATCGCCCGGCAGCAGCCGCACCAGCAGGAACACGACCAGCATCACGGCCAGGAAGGTCGGGATGATCTGAAGCAGGCGTTTGAGGACGTAGTTGCTGTGCATACACCTCCAAAGTCACGCGCCGCCGCCGGGAGGCCGGGGCGGCGCCGGGGGTCACCGGGGGCCGGGCAGGGGCCGCGCGGGTTTACTTCTCCAGGGACGCGCCCGCGAAGATGTTGTTGCCCAGCGGGATCTGCACGAAGCCGCGGACGTTTTTGGCGAGCGCCACCGGGTACGGCGTTTCGTACAGGTAGACGATGGGCGCGGCGTTCAGGTACAGGCTCTGGATCGTGCGGTACTGCGAGGCGCGCTTGACGCGGCTGGTCTCCTGCTGGCTCTGCGCGAACAGCTTGTCGATCTCGGCGCTCCTGAAGCCGGTGTGGACCGATTCGATGTTGCTGTACAGCGCGTAGTAGCTGGTGATCTGCGAGGGGTCGTTGATGTCGTTCGTCCACGCGGCGGTGCGCATCTGGAAGTCGTTGGCGCGGTAACGGGCGGTTTTGGTGGCCGCGTCGAGCTGCTCGATCTTGAGCCGCACGCCGACCGCGCTCCACATCTGCTGCAGCGCGGTGAGCAGCGCGAGGTCGTCGGCACTGCCGCTGGTGGCGAGGACCGTCACGTCAAAGCCGTTCTTGAACTTCGAGGCGGCCAGCAGCGCCTTCGCCTTGGCGAGGTCGTAGGGGTAGCCTTTCTGGGACGCGTCGAACAGCGGCGTGGTGGACGACATGTAGGACTTCATTTCCTTGCCGGTGCCGTAGGTCACGACCTGAATCAGCGCCTGCTTGTTGGTGGCGTAGTTCAGGGCCTGGCGGACCTTGACGTCACTCAGCGGGTTGACGGTTCCGTCCTTGAGGGTCGGGCGGTTGTTCATCAGGATGTTGTTCACCTTGGTGGAGGGAAACAGTGTCATGTTGACCCGCGGGTTGGCCTTGAGTTCCGCCACGCGGCTGAGCGGAATGAATTCCGCGCCCTGGAGTTCCCCGGCCTGCAGTTTCAGGATGCGGGTGTTGTCGTCGGGGATGATCTCGAAGCGCACGCTGTCGAGGTACGGCAGGGCCTTGCCGTCCTCGCCTTTCTTCCAGTAGTAGGGATTGCGTTTGAGAACCATGTACGACCCACGTTTCCATTCGCTGAGCACGAACGGTCCCGAGCCGATGGGCTTTTCCGCGAAGGCTTTGGCCTTCTCGGCGTCATTCTTGCCGGGCGCGGCCGTGAACAGCTTCTGCGGCATGATCGCGGCGTTGAAGGTCGCGAGCGCGGCGGGCAGGGTGGGGTCGGGGGTCTTGAGGTTCAGCGTGACGGTGGTGCCGCTGGCGGTGATGGAACTGATGCTCGCGAGGGAGCTGCTCCACGCCCCGGCGTCCGGCTGGCGGGCCCGGTCGAGGGACCATTTGACGTCCTGGGCGGTCAGTGGGCTGCCGTCGGCGAATTTCAGGCCTGGGCGCAGGGTGAGCGTCATTGCCTTGCCGTCCTTGGACACCACGAAGCGGCTCGCGAGGCCCGGCTGCACACCCTTGCCGTCGTTGGTGGGCTGCAGCAGGGTGTCGTAAAGGTTGGTCAGGATCCAGATGTCGAGGTTCGCGTCGTTCAGCACCGGGTCGAGGAACAGGGAATCGGCGTACCGGCCGTACACGAGTTGGCCGCCTCGGGTCACGGCCAGGGCCTGGCTGCAGGTCAGGGCGGCCACGAGGGTCAGGGATGCACGGGTCAGTCGCTTCATAGCACTTCCTCCATTGGGCATAACACGTTGTGTCTTTGTTATGGTGAACCATAACACCTGGAACGAGAGGAAACAAGCCAGCGGGCCGGACCGCAGCCCGGTCAGCCCCGCGCTGCGCTGGGCGCGGCTGCGCACCGGCCTCTGGACGCTCTCACCGCAGCGCCGCCAGGGTCCAGGCTGCGCCGGCCGCCCGGACCGCTACCTCACAGAACCGGTCAGTCTGAACGCCGGCGCGGACCTGCACCCCTGCGGGCACGGCGCAGGTCCCAGGCCCCGGCGGGCGGACTAGCGGCCGGCCGGGCCAGCGGGCAGGGCCCGGAAGTACTCGTCAAGCAGGACCGTCCGGTGCGCTTCGGTCACGTAGGGAAATTCGGCGTTCTCGACCCGCGCGGCCAGCACGCGGGCGGGCACGGCGTGCACCCGCGCCGGGTTGCGCCCGAACAGGCTGCTCAGCGGCGGCTGGAACACCACCAGGGTGGTCAGCGCGCCGTAGTCGAAACCGAGCGTCAGCGGAAGACTCCGGAAGTCCCGGCGGGTGTTCGTGGCGTCCCACACCACCCGCCGCCCGGCCCGCAGCGCGGCGCGCAGCTGCGCCTTGGCGGCCTGCAGCACCTGGCCGTTCACGCCCTGATCGGCGCGTTTTCCTGCCAGCGTCTCACGCAGCCGATCCAGGGACACCACCTCGAAATCCGGCAGGTACTCCGCCACCCAGCTGCTTTTGCCGGCGCCGCTCGGCCCGCAGGTCACCACCAGTTGCGCGAAGCCCCGGCGGGCAGCGTATCCGCGCGCCACGGCCTCCTCCGGCGTCTGAATCCGCCCCGCCTCGTAATCGAGCACGCCCTGCGCGAGCACGAGGTCCTGGTACTCAGGCGCGAAGCCCGCGAGGTCACGCGCGACCGCGTCCCGCCAGCCGGCGTACGGGTCGGGTTGAGCCCACACGCCGAACTCCTCGGCGCCCAGCCGGAAGAGTTCCAGGTCCTCCAGCGCCGACGCCCGGTTCGGCGCGACCCGGCCGCGCACGTCTGCCTGCTCGAGCAGGTACAGCAGCCGCAGGTTCATCTGCCGCGCGAGGCGGTGGTACGCGCGGGCCGTGCCGGCCGTGAGGGTCCGGCCCAGGTCATGGTGATGCCCGACGAGCCCCATCACCGCCGCGGTCACCGCGTGCGGCAGCCCGAGGTCCGGCAGGCGGTAGGCGAGGTACGAGCGGCCCCGGTCGGCGTGGCGCGGGGAGATGACCCGCGCGGCGCCGCGGCCGTCCTCGGCCCGCCGGGTGGTCAGCGCCTTGCCGAGGTCGTGAAACGCGGCGGCGAGCGTCAGGACCAGCCGCTCGTCCGGGTTCAGGGCCTGCTCACGGGCCACCCGGTACCCCTCAGCGAGCACGAGGTCGGTGTGTGCCGCCACGTCGCCCTCGGCGTGCCACTCCGGGTCCTGCGGCGTCCGGCTGAGCTGCTCCAGGAGCGGGAGCGTCCCGCCGAGCGCGCGTGCGAACGCCGCGAAGTCCGGTTCGGCGCTGAGCCGCAGGTCACGCACGAAGGTCGCCTCAGGCGCCGTCACGGCTCCCTCCGCAGGCCGTTGGGCGTCACGGCGCCGTGCAGCCAGTGCGCCCCGGTCTGCACGTGCCCGGCCCGGACCCACTTGGCGACGTGCGCCGCGAACGCCGCGAAGGGAAACCCGGCCGCAGTGCGGACCACGTACCCCTCCATGCGGCTCTCGTCGACTGTCAGGGCTCGGATCAGCGCCTCGTCCCAGAGGCCGCGGTACAGCACGCGCGGCGTCGGCACGCCGAGCTCGGCGGCCCAGCGGACGGTGCCGTCCCAGCTGAGGCAGGTGTTGCCATCGTCCCAGACGCTCAGCAGGTAGAAGTACGACGCGAGGTCGTCGTACGCCAGCGAATGCCGGGCGTACAGGTTCTCGCCGCACACGCGCCACCCTGCGGGCAGCCGGTACCCGACGCGGCCCTGCAGGGCCTTCACCCAGGCGCGCGACGGATGCGGCCTTGGATCGAGGGACCGGGCGTGCAGCCCGTCCCGGTAGAGGGTGGTGTTCTCCCCGTCGAGTTTCTCGGTTACGACCACCTCCTGCCCCAGGAACTGCCGGACGTCCACCATGCGCGTGTCGCCGTGCCCCACCCCGGGCGACCAGGGCAGGTGCGGCGTGCGCGGGTACTTCACGCGCGTCACGGGGTCCCCCTCTGAACTCTGGCGGCGTGGGGCCATCCGGCGGTCGCGCGTCCGGCAGGGCCGCGGGAGGCGGCGCCGCTCCGGGTGGTCAGCGCGGCCTTCTGACGTCTGCATTCCAGTTGGGGGCGGTCCGGACAGCGGTTTACGGCGTTCATGGGATTCCTTCGCCGGCCCCAGGACAGAGGCGGCTCCTGAGTTCAGGGTAGGGGGCGCCCCCAGCGCGCGGCATCCGCCAGAACCTCACGTCCCCTTATTGATAACGACGTAAATACGAGCTGGTATGCTGGAGGTGTGGCTGAATGGCATCCATCCAAATACTCCCGAGCGCAGCTGGAGGAACGTCGACTGGCGGCGACCCCCTGGCTTCAAGGGGGCCAGCATTCACAGCAGGTGATTGCCCAGCACTTCGGCGTGTCCGTACACACCGTCAGCAACTAGAAGAAACGCCTGAAGCGCACCGGCAGTCTCCAGGCAACGGTGACGACAGGACGCCCCTCCCGACTCACCACCGCCCAGCTCGAACAGGTCCGCACCCTCCTGAGGGAGGGTGCGCTGCACCATGGCTTCCCTGACCCGACCTGGAGCACCAGACGAGTCGCAGACCTGATCGGGCGGCACTTCGACGTGTGGTACCACCCCGATCACGTCCGGAGAATTCTTCGTCAGCTGGGGTTCACGCCCCAGATGCCGGATGGACGGGCAGCAGAACGCAATGAACTCCGGATCGCGTCCTGGAAAGAACAGGTGGCGCCGGAGTTGGGAAAAAAAGGTCGCGCAGGGCGCAACCCTGGTGGACCTGGATGAGGTTGGCTTCTCGCTGAACGGTGTGCGAAGACGAACGTGGTCGACCAGGGGCGTCACGCCCCTGGTCACACTCCCGGCCAACTGGGAAAAACGCTCGATTATCGGGGCGATCACTTCGGACGGTCGATTCTTCCAGCACACGAAGCATGGGGCGATCCGGGGTGGGGACGTCACCCGGTTCTTCCAGCATCTGATGCGCCATGTGCAGGGGGAGATCGTGGTGGTGCTGGACAACGCGGGCATTCACCGAGCGAAGGCAACTCAGGCGTTCGTGGATCTCCACGAACGCCTGTCGCTGGTGTTTTTGCCGCCGTACGCTCCGGAGTTGAATC from the Deinococcus taeanensis genome contains:
- a CDS encoding ABC transporter permease, encoding MHSNYVLKRLLQIIPTFLAVMLVVFLLVRLLPGDPASAILGDRATEEIVARTNRQLGLDRPLPVQFGLFVLNLLQGNLGESITLKIPVLRLIGERLPVTLFLTVYAAALGLLLAVPLAVLAAVRRNTWVDALIRGVFQVGLSLPVFYVALQLLTLLGARLGWFPIGGYGTSVPEHFYHLFLPALTLGLNLAAVLVRTLRNSVIEVITAEYVDFARAKGLRAGVIMTRHVLRNALIPTVTLLGLNIGALIGGAVITETVFAIPGVGRLMVDAIFGRDYPVIQGLTLTFAVLVSLVFLMTDLIHARLDPRTELS
- a CDS encoding ABC transporter permease is translated as MTAALTTAAPAPAPARRRVPKPTLLIGLALLLVLLGAALFPAPLAPFSPTDFDYEAILQGPTARHPLGTDNFGRDVLSRVIYGTRIDLQIALFTTLFPFVFGTLLGALTGYAGRWSDALVGRLADLVVVFPFLVLVIAIVAVLGPGLTNMYVAVSAVGWVSYWRLTRGEVMTQKKAEYAQAGRVLGYSPTRILLRHLLPNAVTPAVVYLMTDMSLGILLGASLGYLGLGAQPPTPEWGVMVADGKNFMATAWWISTFPGLALTLAGVTFSLIGDGLADALRPRA
- a CDS encoding RNA ligase family protein, with the protein product MTRVKYPRTPHLPWSPGVGHGDTRMVDVRQFLGQEVVVTEKLDGENTTLYRDGLHARSLDPRPHPSRAWVKALQGRVGYRLPAGWRVCGENLYARHSLAYDDLASYFYLLSVWDDGNTCLSWDGTVRWAAELGVPTPRVLYRGLWDEALIRALTVDESRMEGYVVRTAAGFPFAAFAAHVAKWVRAGHVQTGAHWLHGAVTPNGLRREP
- a CDS encoding AAA family ATPase → MTAPEATFVRDLRLSAEPDFAAFARALGGTLPLLEQLSRTPQDPEWHAEGDVAAHTDLVLAEGYRVAREQALNPDERLVLTLAAAFHDLGKALTTRRAEDGRGAARVISPRHADRGRSYLAYRLPDLGLPHAVTAAVMGLVGHHHDLGRTLTAGTARAYHRLARQMNLRLLYLLEQADVRGRVAPNRASALEDLELFRLGAEEFGVWAQPDPYAGWRDAVARDLAGFAPEYQDLVLAQGVLDYEAGRIQTPEEAVARGYAARRGFAQLVVTCGPSGAGKSSWVAEYLPDFEVVSLDRLRETLAGKRADQGVNGQVLQAAKAQLRAALRAGRRVVWDATNTRRDFRSLPLTLGFDYGALTTLVVFQPPLSSLFGRNPARVHAVPARVLAARVENAEFPYVTEAHRTVLLDEYFRALPAGPAGR
- a CDS encoding ABC transporter substrate-binding protein gives rise to the protein MKRLTRASLTLVAALTCSQALAVTRGGQLVYGRYADSLFLDPVLNDANLDIWILTNLYDTLLQPTNDGKGVQPGLASRFVVSKDGKAMTLTLRPGLKFADGSPLTAQDVKWSLDRARQPDAGAWSSSLASISSITASGTTVTLNLKTPDPTLPAALATFNAAIMPQKLFTAAPGKNDAEKAKAFAEKPIGSGPFVLSEWKRGSYMVLKRNPYYWKKGEDGKALPYLDSVRFEIIPDDNTRILKLQAGELQGAEFIPLSRVAELKANPRVNMTLFPSTKVNNILMNNRPTLKDGTVNPLSDVKVRQALNYATNKQALIQVVTYGTGKEMKSYMSSTTPLFDASQKGYPYDLAKAKALLAASKFKNGFDVTVLATSGSADDLALLTALQQMWSAVGVRLKIEQLDAATKTARYRANDFQMRTAAWTNDINDPSQITSYYALYSNIESVHTGFRSAEIDKLFAQSQQETSRVKRASQYRTIQSLYLNAAPIVYLYETPYPVALAKNVRGFVQIPLGNNIFAGASLEK